The nucleotide sequence GGCTGGCGCAGGAAAGCCGTCACCAACCGCTTGCCGAGCCCGTGGCCCTGCATCTCCGGGCGGATGCCCACCTGCCAGAGAAAGACCACCTCGGGGCGCTGGGGAGGCCGATAGCCGGTGACGAAGCCCACCACCCGGCCCTCGTGCTCCGCCACCACGCAGGTGTCGGCGAAATCCCGGGCCAGCAGCAGGTAAAGATAGCTGGAGTTCAGATCCAGCGTTCCGGCGGCCTTGACTACCTCCCACATGCCTGCGCCATCGGCGAGGGCGGGGGTGCGGATCTGAATACCGTCATCATGGTGGGGGCGGGACACGGTCACCTCCTGGCAGGGGGGCCGAGCCGGCAGCCGGCCTTTCCGGGAATTTTAGGAGTCTGCGCCGTAGAAATCTTCCGAGCGAGGCGGTCCCACTGCGAGGCGATTTGGCCGCTCGTGCGAGGCGCATAGTGGTGACTATGTAACGAGCGCGAGCGGTCAAAGCGGCCGCAGTGGGGCCGCCGCAGCCGGGAGACGTTCTACGGCGCAGACTCCTGACTGAGCACCTGACGCCCGAGCCGAGCGGCGCGCGAGCCGGGCGGGGTGAGCGTTCAGCGAGGGGAACAGAAAGCGGGGCGTCGGGGGTGCTGATGGCAAGTCGCGTGCCGCGGCGCTGGCCGGGGACGGCTCCCATTAAAATGTCCGGTTATGAGAACATGTCTGCTTAGACTTGGTCAAGCTAACGACGGTCTTCGACGCCGCCGGCATTCGTCAGCCGCCCGGGCGTCGGCTATGCTCGGCGCCGTCCGCGACCACCCGCACTGCCGGCCGGAGCATGCGCCACACGCTATCCCCCTTTTTCGCGCTGTTCGCCTCCTTCGGCCTGCTGCTCACCGGCGGCGGGCTGCTGAGCACCCTTGTCGGCGTGCGCATGTCCCACGAGTGGTTCCCCACCGAGGTCATCGGCCTCGTGACCGCCTGCTATTCCGTCGGCTTCGTGCTGGCCACCCGGGTCTGCGGGCGGATCATCGCGCGCGTCGGCCATATCCGCAGCTTCGCCGCATTCGCGGCCCTGGCGGCGATCAGTACGCTGGCCTATCCGGTGGTGATCGAGCCCTGGGTGTGGGCGGGAATGCGCCTGGCCTATGGCTTCAGCCTCGCCGGCCTGTACATGGTGACCGAGAGCTGGCTCAACGATCGCACGCCCCGCGAGCGGCGCGGGACCGTGCTCGGGGTGTACAGCATCGTCACTTACATCGGGCTCGGCGGCGGCCAGTTTCTGCTGTTCACCGGCAGCCCCGCGGGCTTCGAGCTGTTCAGCCTCTCGGCGATGCTGATCGCGGCCGCCGTGGTGCCGGTGACCATCACCCGCATCGCCTCCCCGGAGCTCGTGGAGATCATTCCGGTGCGGCTGCGGGATCTCTACGCCGCCTCGCCGCTGGGGCTGGTGGGCTCGGCCATGGCAGGTGTCGTCAACGGCGGCTTCCTCGGCATGGCGCCGATCTACGCCCGCGGTGTCGGCTTCAGCAACAACGGCGTAGCGACGCTGATGGGGCTGACCATCCTCGGCGGTTTCCTGCTGCAGTGGCCCATCGGGCGCCTTTCCGACCGCTTCAACCGGCGCTACGTGATCGCCGCGGT is from Spiribacter halobius and encodes:
- the ectA gene encoding diaminobutyrate acetyltransferase, with the protein product MSRPHHDDGIQIRTPALADGAGMWEVVKAAGTLDLNSSYLYLLLARDFADTCVVAEHEGRVVGFVTGYRPPQRPEVVFLWQVGIRPEMQGHGLGKRLVTAFLRQPGADRASILETTVTPSNEASRALFRAIARELDTECRVEPCFRSDDFPDSGHEDEELFVIGPYRPSALNRLAN
- a CDS encoding MFS transporter codes for the protein MRHTLSPFFALFASFGLLLTGGGLLSTLVGVRMSHEWFPTEVIGLVTACYSVGFVLATRVCGRIIARVGHIRSFAAFAALAAISTLAYPVVIEPWVWAGMRLAYGFSLAGLYMVTESWLNDRTPRERRGTVLGVYSIVTYIGLGGGQFLLFTGSPAGFELFSLSAMLIAAAVVPVTITRIASPELVEIIPVRLRDLYAASPLGLVGSAMAGVVNGGFLGMAPIYARGVGFSNNGVATLMGLTILGGFLLQWPIGRLSDRFNRRYVIAAVSLAVAACSAGIIAASGMSDRIVIALAVLWGGLAFTIYPIAVSLTNDFVRPSELLGASAGLLLVHGVGMILGPVIASQLMAAIGPTGLFWTIGSAGVLLGAYALLRERTGPPIPVSEASNYRVLPRESVYSGQFDPRHEEQQLEFDFGENEDVDAAAQEAEP